The Toxorhynchites rutilus septentrionalis strain SRP chromosome 3, ASM2978413v1, whole genome shotgun sequence genome includes a region encoding these proteins:
- the LOC129776785 gene encoding protein dissatisfaction isoform X4 translates to MALTSVRLWSVGDRLLDIPCKVCGDRSSGKHYGIYSCDGCSGFFKRSIHRNRVYTCKAAGELKGRCPVDKTHRNQCRACRLSKCFQSAMNKDAVQHERGPRKPKLQHLQPNGAHAHHLTGPFVSTSSYNHVHHFSNIHHSVMQQGSLLHHPQPLSFAPLGHHMPPTLLPPVKMEQNKFEFPHANNPQIPANLLHSVKLEQTKLAPFDFSPSQRFYKPFEQLPPSPTNSKSSISVDSPSESLTSPQPSTVDCGSSVLSPTPINASNLSLPSPLSQTGVLDILMSSDKCQEFIQYQMHNNNLAFQNFTSPEGGGQGPVPPPQPPPPLIPHSETLPPDSPGLRLPTWEVLQETTARLLFMSVRWVRCLIPFQTLSKTDQHLLLQESWKELFLLNFAQWSVPWDLSALLESPQVRDRLPQDPATQMEMKTMQEILCRFRQISPDLSELGCMKAVILFSPAITDK, encoded by the exons atggcCCTGACTTCTGTCAGATTGTGGAGTGTAG GTGACAGATTACTCGACATTCCATGCAAAGTGTGCGGCGATCGAAGCTCAGGAAAACATTATGGAATTTACAGCTGTGACG GTTGTTCTGGTTTCTTCAAACGCAGCATACATAGAAACCGGGTGTACACATGCAAGGCAGCGGGTGAACTGAAAGGTCGCTGTCCCGTGGATAAAACCCACCGTAATCAGTGCCGCGCTTGTCGACTATCAAAGTGCTTCCAGTCGGCGATGAACAAGGACG CTGTCCAGCACGAACGTGGTCCGCGGAAGCCAAAGCTGCAGCACCTTCAACCGAACGGAGCTCATGCGCATCACCTGACGGGGCCGTTTGTGAGCACTTCCTCCTACAATCACGTTCATCACTTTTCCAATATTCACCACTCAGTCATGCAGCAAGGTTCTCTGCTTCACCACCCTCAGCCCCTATCGTTTGCTCCACTAGGCCACCACATGCCACCCACACTGTTGCCGCCTGTGAAAATGGAACAGAACAAGTTCGAATTCCCCCATGCAAACAACCCTCAAATTCCGGCCAATCTGCTACATAGCGTTAAGTTAGAGCAAACGAAACTTGCGCCGTTCGACTTTTCGCCAAGCCAACGGTTCTACAAACCATTCGAGCAGCTCCCACCGTCGCCCACGAATTCCAAGAGTTCCATCAGCGTCGATTCGCCCTCTGAAAGCCTCACTAGCCCCCAGCCATCCACCGTGGACTGTGGATCGAGTGTTCTCAGTCCGACTCCCATCAACGCAAGCAACCTCAGCCTGCCCTCGCCCCTTTCCCAAACCGGAGTGCTAGACATCCTCATGAGCTCCGACAAATGTCAGGAATTCATCCAGTATCAAATGCATAACAACAACCTGGCGTTCCAAAATTTTACCTCTCCAGAAGGTGGTGGACAGGGGCCAGTACCACCACCACAGCCTCCACCTCCGCTGATACCACATTCGGAAACGCTACCCCCGGACAGCCCTGGATTACGGCTACCAACGTGGGAGGTTTTACAG GAAACCACCGCGCGCTTGTTGTTCATGTCGGTTCGATGGGTCCGTTGTTTGATTCCATTTCAAACATTGTCCAAAACTGATCAGCATCTTCTGCTACAG GAATCCTGGAAAGAACTATTTCTGCTCAATTTCGCACAGTGGAGCGTCCCGTGGGATCTCAGCGCATTGCTGGAAAGCCCGCAGGTGAGGGATCGCTTGCCCCAGGATCCTGCCACCCAGATGGAGATGAAAACGATGCAGGAAATTTTGTGCCGCTTTCGGCAGATCTCTCCGGATCTGAGTGAGTTGGGCTGCATGAAGGCGGTGATACTGTTCTCTCCAG